The following are encoded together in the Labrys wisconsinensis genome:
- a CDS encoding ArsR/SmtB family transcription factor: protein MRPLLHPSVEDVRVEAILHALSDPARVAIFIQIAGSGSAANCAAFATIAERTIPKSTLSQHFKVLREAGLIRSERQGVEMQNSSRCSEIESRFPGLIPAIINAHKVQSAAGAGPPRDA from the coding sequence ATGAGGCCGCTGCTTCATCCCTCCGTCGAGGACGTCCGGGTCGAGGCCATCCTGCATGCCCTGTCCGATCCGGCGCGCGTCGCCATCTTCATCCAGATCGCCGGATCGGGCAGCGCGGCGAACTGCGCCGCCTTCGCCACCATCGCCGAGAGGACGATCCCCAAATCGACGCTGTCCCAGCACTTCAAGGTGCTGCGCGAGGCCGGCCTGATCCGCAGCGAGCGCCAGGGCGTCGAGATGCAGAACTCCTCGCGCTGCAGCGAGATCGAGAGCCGTTTTCCCGGCCTGATCCCGGCGATCATCAATGCCCACAAGGTCCAGTCCGCGGCGGGGGCCGGGCCGCCCCGGGATGCCTGA
- a CDS encoding nucleoside phosphorylase encodes MTTTAPNPTVGRRKRHVDIGDAALPRCVLVPGDPGRVPLIGTVWDSYEEISFAREFRLAKGTVHGADIAACSTGIGGPSTEIAVLELAEAGPDTFIRVGTCGALQEHIAPGSLVIQHGAVRLTGTVDAYVGREYPSIADLAVTNALVAACEELGLRYHVGLTASADSFYGGQGNPIPGGHVLTDAEGPADYLRSRRVATFEMEAATLFVLGSLFGLRTGSICAVGSNRVTRERMEVESAVVDACRVASLAAARLSHGKR; translated from the coding sequence ATGACGACCACAGCGCCAAACCCCACTGTCGGCCGCCGCAAGCGCCATGTCGACATCGGCGATGCCGCCCTGCCCCGCTGCGTGCTGGTGCCGGGCGATCCTGGCCGGGTGCCGCTGATCGGTACGGTGTGGGACAGCTATGAGGAAATCTCGTTCGCCCGCGAGTTCCGCCTCGCCAAGGGCACGGTGCACGGCGCCGATATCGCTGCCTGCTCCACCGGCATCGGCGGCCCGTCGACCGAAATCGCGGTGCTCGAACTGGCCGAGGCCGGTCCCGACACCTTCATCCGCGTCGGCACCTGCGGCGCATTGCAGGAGCACATTGCGCCCGGCTCTCTCGTCATCCAGCATGGCGCGGTGCGCCTGACCGGCACGGTGGATGCCTATGTCGGCCGCGAATATCCCTCCATTGCCGACCTCGCCGTCACCAACGCCCTGGTCGCGGCCTGCGAGGAACTGGGGCTGCGCTACCATGTCGGGCTGACGGCGAGCGCCGATTCCTTCTACGGCGGCCAGGGCAATCCCATTCCCGGCGGCCATGTGCTGACCGATGCCGAAGGGCCGGCCGACTATCTCCGCTCGCGCCGCGTCGCCACCTTCGAGATGGAGGCGGCGACGCTGTTCGTCCTCGGCTCGCTGTTCGGGCTGCGCACCGGCAGCATCTGTGCCGTGGGGTCCAACCGCGTCACCAGGGAGCGCATGGAGGTGGAAAGCGCCGTGGTCGATGCCTGTCGGGTGGCCTCGCTCGCCGCCGCGCGCCTGTCCCACGGCAAGCGCTGA
- a CDS encoding SDR family NAD(P)-dependent oxidoreductase yields MSRLSGKVAVVTGASKGIGAAIARALGAEGASVVVNYASSREGADKVVSAITGAGGKAVAVRGDVAKAAEAQAVIDKAIEAYGHLDILVNNAGVYAFAPLEAITEEHFHRIFDINVLGTLLTTQAAAKHLGEGGSIINIGSAASRLTPPNSAVYTASKGAVDAITGVLARELGPRRIRVNGLNPGVVETEGTHSAGFVGSEFEQGIVAQTPLGRVGQPEDIARAAVFLATAEAGWVSGETIIVGGGLR; encoded by the coding sequence ATGAGCAGACTTTCCGGCAAGGTCGCGGTCGTCACCGGCGCGTCGAAGGGCATCGGCGCGGCGATCGCCAGGGCGCTCGGCGCCGAGGGCGCCTCTGTCGTCGTCAACTATGCCTCGAGCAGGGAGGGCGCCGACAAGGTCGTCTCCGCCATCACCGGCGCCGGCGGCAAGGCGGTGGCCGTGCGCGGCGACGTCGCCAAGGCCGCCGAGGCGCAGGCCGTCATCGACAAGGCGATCGAGGCCTATGGCCACCTCGACATCCTGGTCAACAATGCCGGCGTCTACGCCTTCGCCCCGCTCGAGGCGATCACCGAGGAGCATTTCCACCGGATCTTCGACATCAACGTGCTCGGCACGCTGCTGACGACGCAGGCGGCCGCCAAGCATCTCGGCGAGGGCGGCAGCATCATCAACATCGGCTCGGCCGCCAGCCGCCTGACGCCGCCGAACTCGGCCGTCTATACGGCCAGCAAGGGCGCGGTCGACGCCATCACCGGCGTGCTCGCCCGCGAGCTCGGCCCGCGCAGGATCCGCGTCAACGGCTTGAACCCGGGCGTGGTGGAGACCGAGGGCACCCACAGCGCCGGCTTCGTCGGCTCCGAGTTCGAGCAGGGCATCGTGGCCCAGACGCCGCTCGGCCGCGTCGGCCAGCCCGAGGACATCGCCAGGGCCGCCGTGTTCCTGGCCACGGCCGAAGCGGGCTGGGTGAGCGGCGAGACGATCATCGTCGGCGGCGGCCTGCGCTGA
- a CDS encoding amidohydrolase → MTPASRSALRHVEEARPALSAWTRHIFDLGETAWREYDSAAWYVDRLRREGFSVEEGSGGMPTAFSAHWSNGPGPTIGMYAEYDAVPGNCQDAAPVRRPRPGLSEHAGGHTDPHSGLGIASLGGLLACKAAMQRHGLAGTLRFTGEPAEKVRGSKPIHAAKGYYDGLDGMISFHPAYMLPLFNTARWDTHCGAAYAMVYRFVCDRPQDWGRGDGAPIPQSHSAVRAPGAGEALMTMFMLSKALRDSMLPHQGGWSISEAVLTAGQATADNLAAGLAEIQYMIRVPTLAMAEQVTAALDRNAEAAAATAGCRVERHWVSKSRPGLANHAMARLTYEALTQVGAPRWDEPAKALARQIQAGLGLEPMADPFIPECERLIEPEAAEAILRRDLPPSQVNSTSDDYTDMSWHAPTARFYVGRPALRAPAGFAYPAWVMNALGGMPETIDPMVVCAAKTVALAALRLIEDGEARAAARREFVERTGGGIGGSNWIGPLCDYEPPIHFRWPEYVTTPRGRDWWIPTPPASTRSPA, encoded by the coding sequence GTGACGCCCGCATCCCGATCCGCCCTGCGCCATGTCGAGGAGGCCCGCCCCGCCCTCTCCGCCTGGACGCGGCACATCTTCGACCTCGGCGAGACCGCCTGGCGCGAATATGACTCCGCCGCCTGGTATGTCGACCGGCTGCGCCGCGAGGGCTTCTCCGTCGAGGAAGGCTCGGGCGGCATGCCCACCGCCTTCTCGGCCCATTGGAGCAACGGCCCCGGGCCGACCATCGGCATGTATGCCGAGTACGACGCGGTGCCGGGCAATTGCCAGGATGCGGCGCCGGTGCGCCGTCCGCGTCCCGGCCTCAGCGAGCATGCCGGCGGCCATACCGACCCGCATTCCGGCCTCGGCATTGCCAGCCTCGGCGGGCTGCTCGCCTGCAAGGCGGCGATGCAGCGCCACGGCCTGGCGGGCACGCTGCGCTTCACCGGCGAGCCGGCCGAGAAGGTGCGCGGATCCAAGCCGATCCATGCGGCCAAGGGTTATTATGACGGGCTGGACGGGATGATCTCCTTCCACCCCGCCTACATGCTGCCGCTGTTCAACACCGCGCGCTGGGACACCCATTGCGGCGCCGCCTACGCGATGGTTTACCGCTTCGTCTGCGACCGGCCGCAGGACTGGGGCCGCGGCGACGGCGCGCCGATCCCGCAATCCCACTCGGCGGTGCGGGCGCCGGGCGCGGGCGAAGCGCTGATGACCATGTTCATGCTGTCCAAGGCGCTGCGCGACTCCATGCTGCCGCACCAGGGCGGCTGGTCGATCAGCGAGGCGGTGCTGACCGCCGGCCAGGCCACCGCCGACAACTTGGCCGCCGGCCTCGCCGAGATCCAGTACATGATCCGCGTCCCGACCCTGGCCATGGCCGAGCAGGTCACGGCCGCGCTCGACCGCAACGCCGAGGCGGCGGCGGCCACGGCCGGCTGCCGGGTGGAGCGGCACTGGGTGTCGAAGTCGCGCCCGGGCCTCGCCAACCACGCCATGGCCCGCCTCACCTACGAGGCGCTGACGCAGGTCGGTGCCCCGCGCTGGGACGAGCCGGCCAAGGCGCTGGCACGCCAGATCCAGGCCGGCCTCGGCCTGGAGCCCATGGCCGATCCCTTCATCCCGGAATGCGAGCGGCTGATCGAGCCCGAGGCGGCCGAGGCGATCCTCCGGCGCGACCTGCCGCCCTCGCAGGTCAACTCCACCTCCGACGACTATACCGACATGAGCTGGCACGCGCCGACCGCGCGCTTCTATGTCGGCCGCCCGGCCCTGCGCGCCCCCGCCGGCTTCGCCTATCCCGCCTGGGTGATGAACGCCCTCGGCGGCATGCCTGAGACCATCGATCCCATGGTGGTCTGCGCGGCCAAGACGGTGGCGCTGGCGGCGCTACGCCTGATCGAGGACGGCGAGGCCCGCGCCGCCGCGCGCCGCGAATTCGTCGAGCGCACCGGCGGCGGCATCGGCGGCTCCAACTGGATCGGGCCGCTCTGCGACTACGAGCCGCCGATCCATTTCCGCTGGCCCGAATACGTCACCACCCCGCGCGGCCGGGACTGGTGGATCCCCACCCCGCCCGCGTCCACGAGGAGCCCCGCATGA
- a CDS encoding dimethylarginine dimethylaminohydrolase family protein: MTRHERIAEPFSLQRRNPKGGTRPLAGWGFRNETDPLTDVLLGSPAFLKHLATSSLSRKHLREAPCNIQTAQAQHKDLVAAYEHFDVAIHWHEPTPELPMQVYSRDSSVMTPYGAIITAMANWWRRGENYAAIRTYEKLGIPIYDMVTAGTFEGGDFNVIEEGVVLIGCGGARTQEEGARQVEAWFKAEGWETRLAFIDEYYVHIDLMVVPIAPKLTAVCLACTEPGIVDWLKGKGHEIIDVPFQDTMALGCNFMALGKDRIIAPTSSRTLIEQLRARGFEVAAVDTSEISKTGGGIHCMAQALRREVA, from the coding sequence ATGACCCGCCACGAACGCATCGCCGAGCCCTTCTCCCTGCAGCGCCGCAACCCGAAGGGCGGCACCAGGCCGCTCGCCGGCTGGGGCTTCCGCAACGAGACCGATCCGCTGACCGACGTGCTGCTCGGCTCGCCCGCCTTCCTCAAGCACCTCGCCACCAGCTCGCTGTCGCGCAAGCACCTGCGCGAGGCGCCCTGCAACATCCAGACGGCGCAGGCCCAGCACAAGGACTTGGTGGCGGCCTACGAGCATTTCGACGTCGCGATCCATTGGCACGAGCCGACGCCCGAGCTGCCGATGCAGGTCTATTCCCGCGATTCCAGCGTGATGACCCCCTATGGCGCCATCATCACCGCCATGGCCAACTGGTGGCGGCGCGGCGAGAACTATGCCGCCATCCGCACCTATGAGAAGCTCGGCATCCCGATCTACGACATGGTCACGGCAGGCACCTTCGAGGGCGGCGACTTCAACGTCATCGAGGAGGGCGTGGTGCTGATCGGCTGCGGCGGCGCCCGCACCCAGGAGGAAGGCGCCCGCCAGGTCGAGGCCTGGTTCAAGGCCGAGGGCTGGGAGACGCGGCTCGCCTTCATCGACGAGTACTATGTCCATATCGACCTGATGGTGGTGCCGATCGCCCCCAAGCTCACCGCCGTGTGCCTGGCCTGCACCGAGCCCGGCATCGTCGACTGGCTGAAGGGCAAGGGCCACGAGATCATCGACGTGCCCTTCCAGGACACGATGGCGCTCGGCTGCAACTTCATGGCGCTCGGCAAGGACCGCATCATCGCCCCGACCTCGAGCCGCACCCTGATCGAGCAGCTGCGCGCCCGGGGCTTCGAGGTCGCGGCGGTGGACACCAGCGAGATCTCCAAGACCGGTGGCGGCATCCACTGCATGGCGCAGGCGCTGCGGCGCGAGGTGGCGTGA
- a CDS encoding 3-keto-5-aminohexanoate cleavage protein, whose protein sequence is MIVQACLNGARPVDFHPRLPLTAQAMALDGAACVDAGAAELHIHPRGPDGRESLSAVDATIPAVRRACPGTLVGVSTGAWIESDEAQTRNLIAAWSELPDYASVNLSEFDAPAIIDLLHRRGVGVEAGLASVADAERLITLPDHRRVFRVLIEIEEQDLDVARQVADGIAAVLDRAGMRRPILLHGFDATVWPFVGLARQRRWSTRVGLEDGKHLGDGTTARDNAALVAAAVAMFHATAAD, encoded by the coding sequence ATGATCGTCCAAGCCTGCCTCAACGGCGCACGCCCCGTCGATTTCCACCCTCGGCTGCCGCTGACGGCGCAAGCCATGGCGCTCGATGGCGCCGCCTGCGTCGATGCCGGTGCGGCCGAGCTGCACATCCACCCACGCGGCCCCGATGGGCGGGAAAGCCTGTCGGCCGTGGACGCAACCATTCCCGCCGTTCGCCGTGCCTGCCCCGGCACCCTCGTCGGCGTGTCGACGGGCGCCTGGATCGAGAGTGACGAGGCGCAGACGCGCAATCTCATCGCGGCGTGGAGCGAACTGCCGGACTATGCCTCGGTGAACCTGTCGGAATTCGACGCGCCGGCCATCATCGACCTGCTGCATCGGCGCGGGGTCGGGGTCGAGGCCGGGCTTGCATCCGTCGCCGACGCCGAGCGCCTCATCACGCTCCCCGATCACCGCCGGGTTTTCCGGGTCCTGATCGAAATCGAGGAGCAGGACCTCGATGTCGCGCGCCAGGTCGCGGATGGCATTGCCGCAGTGCTCGACCGCGCGGGCATGCGACGCCCCATCCTCCTGCACGGCTTCGATGCGACGGTCTGGCCCTTCGTCGGGCTTGCGCGCCAGCGGCGATGGTCGACGCGCGTCGGCCTGGAGGACGGCAAGCATCTCGGGGATGGGACAACGGCACGCGACAACGCGGCCTTGGTGGCCGCCGCAGTCGCCATGTTCCACGCCACGGCAGCCGATTGA
- a CDS encoding M10 family metallopeptidase C-terminal domain-containing protein — protein sequence MDGGSGVDRLYGNVGVDILNGGAGRDGLSGFAGNDVLNGGLGADTLTGGAGADQFVFNAPLVAANADRIQDFEVGTDKLVLDHTVFTGLAAGSLADSQFVVGTHATSAHATVLYDASSGQLFYDPDGTGSEAAVRFAYLTGNPTIHASDFTII from the coding sequence GTGGACGGTGGCTCGGGTGTCGATCGGCTCTATGGCAATGTCGGCGTCGACATCCTGAACGGCGGCGCCGGCCGCGACGGCCTGTCCGGCTTCGCCGGCAACGACGTCCTCAACGGGGGGCTGGGCGCGGACACGCTGACCGGCGGAGCGGGCGCCGACCAATTCGTGTTCAACGCGCCTCTGGTCGCCGCCAATGCCGACCGCATCCAGGACTTCGAGGTGGGCACGGACAAGCTGGTGCTGGACCATACGGTGTTCACGGGTCTCGCCGCGGGCTCCCTCGCGGACAGCCAGTTCGTCGTCGGCACGCACGCGACGAGCGCGCACGCCACGGTGCTCTACGACGCATCATCCGGACAGCTCTTCTACGATCCGGACGGCACCGGCAGCGAAGCTGCCGTGCGGTTCGCCTATCTGACCGGCAACCCCACCATCCACGCGAGCGACTTCACCATCATCTGA
- a CDS encoding glycoside hydrolase family 130 protein — MSQVTFLNRQALYLRPDPARVVVRPFKPATEPRDLNPTDKARANHIVDRVLSLSPEAAAEQLADVLENFQGRHRNLLATFEARADDMEEAFAAHAAFTKPQRRLVGAYFLHEYSFEAAALFNPSIVSHPDQSGVPDGERRFVLSLRAVGEGHVSSLTFRSGSIGLQGGVTVDPTARLASIPRVTSRIPGPQGDIVEVDFKADEEISERVIFPVTESQSNGIEDARFVEFEDEGRKTFFATYTAYSGKAIRSELIETTDFMSFRMTPLRGTAARNKGMALFPRKIAGKYAMIGRQDNENLYLIYSDDLYEWNGGVAILKPAFPWEFVQIGNCGSPIELDQGWLLLTHGVGPVRKYSIGAVLLDKNDPSKVLARSREPLVRPDPSEREGYVPNVVYTCGAMRHNDRIILPYAISDTFSHFATIEIAALMRAMEDGAGPA; from the coding sequence GTGTCACAGGTCACGTTCTTGAATCGCCAGGCTCTCTACCTGCGGCCTGACCCGGCGAGGGTCGTCGTGCGCCCCTTCAAGCCGGCGACCGAGCCGCGGGACCTCAACCCCACCGACAAGGCGCGGGCAAACCATATCGTCGACCGGGTCCTGTCCCTGAGCCCCGAAGCCGCGGCCGAACAACTGGCCGACGTGCTGGAGAACTTTCAGGGACGGCACCGCAACCTCCTGGCGACGTTCGAGGCGCGCGCCGACGACATGGAGGAGGCCTTCGCCGCCCATGCCGCATTCACCAAGCCGCAGCGCCGGCTGGTCGGAGCGTATTTCCTGCATGAATACTCGTTCGAGGCGGCGGCCTTGTTCAATCCGAGCATCGTCTCTCACCCCGATCAGTCCGGCGTGCCGGACGGCGAGCGTCGCTTCGTCCTGAGCCTGCGCGCCGTCGGAGAGGGCCACGTGTCCTCCCTGACCTTCCGGTCCGGGTCCATCGGATTGCAGGGCGGCGTCACCGTCGATCCGACGGCTCGCCTCGCCTCGATCCCCCGCGTCACGAGCCGGATCCCGGGACCGCAAGGCGACATTGTCGAGGTCGACTTCAAGGCGGACGAGGAAATCAGCGAACGCGTGATATTTCCAGTGACGGAATCCCAGTCGAACGGCATCGAGGATGCCCGTTTCGTCGAGTTCGAGGACGAGGGAAGAAAGACGTTCTTCGCAACCTACACGGCCTATAGCGGCAAGGCGATCCGGTCCGAGCTGATCGAGACCACCGATTTCATGTCCTTCAGGATGACGCCCCTGCGGGGTACTGCCGCGCGCAACAAGGGCATGGCCTTGTTTCCCCGAAAGATCGCCGGGAAATACGCCATGATCGGCAGACAGGACAACGAGAACCTCTACCTCATCTACTCGGATGACTTGTACGAGTGGAATGGAGGTGTCGCCATCCTGAAGCCGGCATTCCCCTGGGAGTTCGTGCAGATCGGCAATTGCGGGTCGCCGATCGAGCTCGACCAGGGCTGGCTGCTCCTGACCCATGGCGTCGGCCCGGTGCGAAAATACTCGATCGGAGCCGTCCTGCTGGACAAGAACGACCCCTCCAAGGTTCTCGCCCGCTCCCGCGAGCCGCTGGTCCGCCCCGACCCCTCGGAGCGCGAGGGCTATGTTCCGAACGTGGTCTATACCTGCGGAGCCATGCGGCACAACGACCGGATCATTCTGCCCTACGCGATCTCCGACACGTTCTCCCATTTCGCGACGATCGAGATCGCCGCCTTGATGCGTGCGATGGAGGACGGCGCAGGCCCGGCATAG
- a CDS encoding glycosyltransferase family 4 protein, producing MAQLSRIALIGNSLPRRCGIATFTADLQRAIEASCAGVEASIVAMTDRGRIYEYPPAVHLQIDEGNISEYVRAAEVLNASGIDVVSLQHEFGIFGGDAGGHIVALLSRLTMPVVTTLHTVLAEPTPVQCSVMNRIIDTSAKIVVMAEKGRTLLQSVYRVPAEKIEVIPHGIPDVAFVEPDRVKAERGFAGRTVILTFGLLSPNKGIEIMIDAMPSILESRGDAVYVVLGATHPNLVRDQGETYRESLLARVRALGIEDHVVFLDQFVDQATLLDLISMCDVYVTPYLREAQMTSGTLAYSFGLGKAVVSTPYWHAQELLAGGRGVLVPFGDSVAIGSEIAGLLTDHPRRQAMRERAYASSRSMTWERTAGRYLAVFESARRGHRPEEMPPGKAALSAEYHFTDHRAPPAMRIGYFLSLCDDTGLLQHAVHSVADRSHGYCVDDNARALLLACALNRPGEQRLSETLTGRFAAFIQHAWNPDTRRFRNFMSYGRAWLEDSGSEDSHGRTLWALGECARSDANMSRRGWAARLFAEALPVAESLRSPRAWAFTLLGLNAYCAAVPHDAKAEAIRQVLANRLLTILSAVEAQDWVWFEDGLAYDNARLPEALIATGMSTGTSAQVAAGLRSLRWLTTLQTAPLGCFRPVGTHGFGDVRRRQPPAFDQQPLEAAATISACIAAWRASGDRAWRGEAERAFAWFLGDNDLSSPLADVENGSCRDGLHPDRPNENMGAESVLSYLLALAEIRQIARLSQRRGRFVPHLARGPEPAGPLARPH from the coding sequence ATCGCCCAACTCAGCCGCATCGCCCTCATTGGCAATTCGCTCCCGCGCCGCTGCGGCATCGCCACGTTCACCGCCGACCTGCAGCGGGCAATCGAAGCATCATGCGCGGGCGTCGAGGCCAGCATCGTGGCGATGACGGACCGCGGGCGCATCTACGAATATCCGCCCGCAGTTCACCTTCAAATCGATGAAGGCAACATCTCCGAATATGTCCGTGCGGCCGAGGTTCTGAACGCAAGCGGGATCGACGTCGTTTCTCTCCAGCACGAGTTCGGCATTTTCGGCGGCGACGCCGGCGGCCATATCGTGGCGCTCCTCTCGCGCCTGACCATGCCGGTGGTCACCACCCTGCACACGGTCCTGGCCGAGCCGACGCCAGTCCAATGCAGCGTCATGAACAGAATCATCGATACGTCGGCGAAGATCGTCGTCATGGCGGAGAAGGGCCGGACCCTGCTGCAGAGCGTCTACCGCGTGCCGGCGGAAAAGATCGAGGTCATTCCGCACGGGATCCCCGATGTCGCCTTCGTCGAGCCCGACCGGGTCAAGGCCGAACGTGGGTTCGCGGGCAGGACCGTCATTCTGACATTCGGCCTTCTGTCTCCCAACAAGGGCATCGAGATCATGATCGATGCCATGCCCTCGATCCTCGAAAGCCGCGGGGATGCGGTCTATGTCGTGCTCGGGGCGACGCATCCCAACCTCGTCCGGGACCAGGGCGAGACCTATCGCGAGAGCCTGCTGGCCCGGGTGCGGGCGCTCGGCATCGAAGACCATGTCGTCTTTCTCGACCAGTTCGTCGACCAGGCCACTTTGCTCGACCTCATCTCGATGTGCGACGTCTACGTCACGCCGTACCTGCGGGAGGCGCAGATGACGTCCGGCACCCTGGCCTACAGTTTCGGTCTGGGGAAAGCCGTCGTCTCGACACCCTATTGGCATGCACAGGAGCTGCTGGCCGGCGGGCGCGGCGTTCTGGTTCCGTTCGGCGATTCCGTTGCAATCGGCAGCGAAATCGCGGGGCTGCTCACGGACCACCCGCGGCGACAGGCCATGCGCGAGCGGGCCTATGCAAGCAGCCGGTCGATGACCTGGGAGCGGACCGCCGGCCGCTATCTCGCCGTGTTCGAGAGCGCCCGGCGCGGGCATCGCCCCGAAGAGATGCCGCCGGGCAAGGCGGCACTCTCGGCCGAATACCATTTCACCGATCATCGGGCGCCGCCTGCGATGCGGATCGGCTATTTTCTTTCGCTCTGCGACGACACCGGCCTCTTGCAGCACGCCGTTCATTCGGTCGCCGACCGCTCGCACGGATATTGCGTCGACGACAACGCGCGTGCGCTGCTGCTCGCCTGCGCTCTCAATCGCCCGGGCGAGCAACGCCTGTCGGAGACTCTGACCGGGCGGTTCGCCGCGTTCATCCAGCATGCCTGGAATCCCGACACGCGGCGGTTCCGGAATTTCATGAGCTACGGCCGGGCCTGGCTGGAGGACAGCGGCTCCGAGGACAGCCATGGCCGGACCCTCTGGGCTCTCGGCGAATGCGCACGCAGCGACGCCAACATGTCGCGGCGGGGCTGGGCCGCCCGCCTGTTCGCCGAGGCGCTGCCTGTGGCGGAGAGCCTTCGCTCACCCCGTGCCTGGGCCTTCACGCTGCTCGGGCTGAACGCCTATTGCGCCGCCGTCCCGCACGATGCGAAGGCCGAGGCCATCCGCCAGGTCCTGGCGAACCGGCTGCTGACCATCCTGTCGGCGGTCGAAGCGCAGGACTGGGTGTGGTTCGAGGACGGCCTCGCCTATGACAACGCCCGGCTGCCGGAGGCTCTGATCGCGACGGGCATGTCGACCGGAACGTCCGCCCAGGTCGCGGCAGGCTTGCGGTCCTTGCGTTGGCTGACGACGCTTCAGACGGCGCCGCTGGGATGCTTCAGGCCCGTGGGCACGCACGGCTTCGGCGACGTCCGAAGACGGCAGCCACCGGCATTCGACCAGCAACCCCTGGAGGCCGCGGCGACGATCTCCGCGTGCATCGCGGCGTGGCGGGCAAGCGGCGATCGCGCATGGAGAGGCGAGGCAGAGCGCGCCTTCGCATGGTTCCTGGGCGACAATGACCTGTCGTCCCCGCTGGCCGATGTGGAGAACGGCAGTTGCCGCGACGGGCTGCACCCGGATCGGCCCAACGAGAACATGGGCGCCGAATCCGTCCTGTCCTACCTTCTTGCCCTCGCCGAGATCCGTCAGATCGCCCGCTTGAGCCAGAGGCGGGGACGGTTCGTCCCGCACCTGGCCCGCGGACCGGAGCCGGCAGGCCCCCTCGCGCGCCCGCATTGA
- a CDS encoding helix-turn-helix domain-containing protein, whose product MVTTESRLIYGSSNGDRWLLVPEDGSGRLLVRHEPSQSSGGLPTMTDVGAFLAQGAEAPQHQALRALLGASLFPNRHEGRMFAAEGSDKPQDGRITAAQIRAARGLLGWSRERLALEAQLEREEVVACENGRGTPVHEQLLRIRRALELAGVVLMSEGELTTGGPGVRMGALGTSTGQASDAPEWELNDNDQSEETARAGAAGAQS is encoded by the coding sequence ATGGTGACGACGGAGTCGAGGCTGATCTACGGCAGTTCGAACGGGGACCGCTGGCTCCTCGTTCCTGAGGACGGTTCGGGGCGGCTGCTGGTGCGGCATGAGCCGAGCCAATCCTCGGGCGGCCTTCCGACGATGACGGACGTCGGCGCGTTCCTGGCACAAGGCGCGGAGGCGCCTCAACATCAGGCGCTGCGGGCGCTTCTCGGCGCATCGCTTTTCCCGAACCGCCATGAAGGGCGCATGTTTGCGGCCGAAGGATCGGACAAACCACAGGATGGGCGGATCACGGCCGCACAGATACGGGCAGCCCGTGGCCTGCTGGGCTGGTCCAGGGAGCGGCTGGCGCTCGAAGCGCAATTGGAGCGCGAGGAGGTCGTGGCCTGCGAGAACGGGCGCGGCACGCCCGTCCATGAACAGCTGCTGCGGATCAGGCGAGCCCTGGAGCTGGCGGGCGTCGTCCTGATGAGCGAAGGCGAGCTCACCACCGGCGGTCCCGGTGTCCGAATGGGGGCGCTGGGCACCTCGACCGGCCAGGCCAGCGATGCTCCGGAGTGGGAGCTCAACGACAACGACCAAAGCGAAGAGACCGCACGGGCGGGGGCTGCGGGCGCGCAGTCCTGA